One segment of Glandiceps talaboti chromosome 21, keGlaTala1.1, whole genome shotgun sequence DNA contains the following:
- the LOC144451129 gene encoding alpha-N-acetylgalactosaminide alpha-2,6-sialyltransferase 3-like isoform X1 encodes MNYRHVAACVIFIIVFIEFVVFNQHITKYWTSDRLKEQVKSLRHYDVSTDSIENGLHATSNTTHNDSQSSISSTATDGSNTQKQDTGVQTHNARVVEAKKVTTPKKRKVSKPKVTRRQKKPLVDVIAQKILGNPRNMTDPLVDDPMGFVTLDYKKKLDLHCSNCALISSSGHILHSKAGKEIDQHQCIFRMNNNPTVDYSNDVGQRTTLRYIAHSSLGHVVRTPNAFFQGATKPKYVVVWGPVPTMRNDGTGKTFNNAKRLQKIYRDVEFYVETSKEYAFTSIIFERIALEKRTGNWLTTGWRTMMLALNTCDNVTVYGMAKYDTCRKPHKKSVPFHYFGAESRTECSLYERSERYGGSGHRFETEKLIFEYLSHLYNITFRYPSWNSTNNFGVK; translated from the exons atgaattacagaCATGTTGCAGCATGTGTAATATTCATCATCGTGTTTATAGAATTTGTTGTGTTCAATCAACATATTACCAAGTATTGGACTTCAGATCGTCTAAAGGAACAAGTGAAATCTCTACGTCATTATGACGTCAGTACCGACAGTATAGAAAATGGACTACATGCTACCAGTAATACAACACACAACGACTCACAATCATCTATCAGCAGTACAGCAACAGATGGAAGCAACACTCAGAAACAAGATACAGGTGTACAAACACACAATGCTCGTGTGGTAGAAGCCAAGAAAGTCACGACGCCCAAGAAACGAAAGGTTTCTAAGCCGAAGGTAACTAGGAGACAGAAGAAACCACTTGTTGATGTTATTGCTCAGAAGATACTTGGTAATCCACGTAATATGACGGACCCACTAGTTGATGACCCGATGGGGTTTGTGACGCTAGATTACAAAAAG AAACTTGACCTACATTGCTCTAATTGTGCTCTTATTTCATCGTCTGGTCATATACTGCATTCCAAGGCGGGAAAAGAAATCGACCAACATCAATGCATCTTCAGAATGAACAACAATCCAACCGTCGACTATAGCAATGACGTTGGCCAACGAACCACATTGAGATACATTGCCCATTCGTCGTTGGGTCATGTCGTTAGAACCCCTAACGCATTCTTTCAGGGTGCTACAAAACCTAAGTATGTTGTGGTGTGGGGTCCAGTGCCAACAATGCGAAATGATGGCACTGGTAAAACATTCAATAATGCTAAACGATTGCAAAAGATCTATCGAGACGTGGAATTCTATGTAGAAACTTCCAAGGAGTATGCTTTTACGTCCATCATATTCGAACGAATAGCTTTGGAAAAGAG AACTGGTAACTGGTTGACTACAGGCTGGCGTACAATGATGTTAGCTTTAAACACGTGTGATAATGTAACAGTGTATGGAATGGCCAAATATGACACCTGCAG AAAACCACACAAAAAGTCCGTGCCTTTCCATTACTTTGGTGCTGAGAGCAGGACGGAGTGTTCTTTGTACGAACGGAGTGAGAGATACGGTGGTTCTGGGCATCGCTTTGAAACTGAGAAACTGATATTTGAATATCTGTCACATTTGTATAATATAACGTTTCGTTATCCTAGTTGGAACTCAACAAACAATTTTGGAGTTAAATGA
- the LOC144451129 gene encoding alpha-N-acetylgalactosaminide alpha-2,6-sialyltransferase 3-like isoform X2: MSQPEYWTSDRLKEQVKSLRHYDVSTDSIENGLHATSNTTHNDSQSSISSTATDGSNTQKQDTGVQTHNARVVEAKKVTTPKKRKVSKPKVTRRQKKPLVDVIAQKILGNPRNMTDPLVDDPMGFVTLDYKKKLDLHCSNCALISSSGHILHSKAGKEIDQHQCIFRMNNNPTVDYSNDVGQRTTLRYIAHSSLGHVVRTPNAFFQGATKPKYVVVWGPVPTMRNDGTGKTFNNAKRLQKIYRDVEFYVETSKEYAFTSIIFERIALEKRTGNWLTTGWRTMMLALNTCDNVTVYGMAKYDTCRKPHKKSVPFHYFGAESRTECSLYERSERYGGSGHRFETEKLIFEYLSHLYNITFRYPSWNSTNNFGVK; the protein is encoded by the exons TATTGGACTTCAGATCGTCTAAAGGAACAAGTGAAATCTCTACGTCATTATGACGTCAGTACCGACAGTATAGAAAATGGACTACATGCTACCAGTAATACAACACACAACGACTCACAATCATCTATCAGCAGTACAGCAACAGATGGAAGCAACACTCAGAAACAAGATACAGGTGTACAAACACACAATGCTCGTGTGGTAGAAGCCAAGAAAGTCACGACGCCCAAGAAACGAAAGGTTTCTAAGCCGAAGGTAACTAGGAGACAGAAGAAACCACTTGTTGATGTTATTGCTCAGAAGATACTTGGTAATCCACGTAATATGACGGACCCACTAGTTGATGACCCGATGGGGTTTGTGACGCTAGATTACAAAAAG AAACTTGACCTACATTGCTCTAATTGTGCTCTTATTTCATCGTCTGGTCATATACTGCATTCCAAGGCGGGAAAAGAAATCGACCAACATCAATGCATCTTCAGAATGAACAACAATCCAACCGTCGACTATAGCAATGACGTTGGCCAACGAACCACATTGAGATACATTGCCCATTCGTCGTTGGGTCATGTCGTTAGAACCCCTAACGCATTCTTTCAGGGTGCTACAAAACCTAAGTATGTTGTGGTGTGGGGTCCAGTGCCAACAATGCGAAATGATGGCACTGGTAAAACATTCAATAATGCTAAACGATTGCAAAAGATCTATCGAGACGTGGAATTCTATGTAGAAACTTCCAAGGAGTATGCTTTTACGTCCATCATATTCGAACGAATAGCTTTGGAAAAGAG AACTGGTAACTGGTTGACTACAGGCTGGCGTACAATGATGTTAGCTTTAAACACGTGTGATAATGTAACAGTGTATGGAATGGCCAAATATGACACCTGCAG AAAACCACACAAAAAGTCCGTGCCTTTCCATTACTTTGGTGCTGAGAGCAGGACGGAGTGTTCTTTGTACGAACGGAGTGAGAGATACGGTGGTTCTGGGCATCGCTTTGAAACTGAGAAACTGATATTTGAATATCTGTCACATTTGTATAATATAACGTTTCGTTATCCTAGTTGGAACTCAACAAACAATTTTGGAGTTAAATGA